A genome region from Pristis pectinata isolate sPriPec2 chromosome 4, sPriPec2.1.pri, whole genome shotgun sequence includes the following:
- the LOC127569582 gene encoding cytochrome c oxidase copper chaperone: MSELTVPTSLGTVSSGHAEEKKPLKPCCACPETKKVRDACIIEKGEENCKDLIEAHKECMRALGFKV, encoded by the exons ATGTCTGAATTAACGGTGCCCACATCATTGGGGACAGTGTCTTCTGGACACGCTGAGGAGAAGAAACCTCTGAAACCATGCTGTGCATGTCCTGAGACCAAAAAAGTCAGGGATGCCTG TATCAttgagaaaggggaggagaactGCAAAGACTTAATTGAGGCTCACAAAGAATGTATGAGGGCATTGGGATTTAAGGTCTGA